Genomic DNA from Magnolia sinica isolate HGM2019 chromosome 4, MsV1, whole genome shotgun sequence:
CTACATAAAGGGACTAAACACTACACTAGTTCATGAATCATGATAAAAATTCCATCTGTATGAATATGGATGGGATGGAGGAAAGAATAAACAAGGATCTTTTATTATTCAGTTTTCCTATTGCATTTCATTTCTTTCgttcttgttcttctttctcACTAAGAAGAGGACATGGACAACAAACCTAAAGACTAGGCGGGACTAGGCGGGCTGTACAACTGTACAGCCCCTTATTACagtcattcaggtgggccacataatggtAAGACTCACATCCACAGTCATTAACAGCTACGAACTTCCAATGATCAATGGGCGACCCTCTTAATGGACATGCCTTAAAGTGATCTCTGATGGGGCAATCCTAAAAACTCCAATAAGTGGTCTTCAAATGGACAATTAATGTAAAGAATGCaagaatggtccacattcaacaaaaaaaaaaagtaaaaaaaaaaaaaaaaaaggccaaggattggatggctaggatcttccatctAATGGTAGACCCTGTGTATGGACATGCCTCAAAGTGATTGCTGATGGGGCAATCCTAAACTTTCAAGTTTCAATCAGTGGTCATAAAATAGACAGATAATGTGAAAATTGCaataacagtccacattcaacaggaAAAGGCTGAGGactgaatggctaggatcttccaattgtCTAATGGGAAACCCTATAGATGGACATGCCCCAACGGTAATCCTAAGCTTTCAGTCAGTGGTCTTAAAATAGACAGTTAATGTAAAAGTTACAGGAATGATCCACATCCAAGAGGAAAAAGGctgaagattggatggttaggaacttaggatcttccaacctagtagatttttgggccatggtccaCCCACAACGTTGCCCATCATACCCACCTAATATGAACTCAGGGCCCAAAGGATAGTATACAGTTCTTTAGGCTAGGGATTACATAATTCCTCCACAGTAGAATGGTTCTCGTAGCAGATGCAGCCAAATGGGGTGGTGATAAGGTACCCATCTTTCAGAACTTGAATCAAATGCAACTTCAGCAGTTCATCAAATACCTGAAGCTGATTCATCATATGGTAGGTTCACTTGCAATGTGGTGGCAGCAGAATGCAATTTGAGATCGAATAATGCACTGGTGATGCGTGATGTACCCATGGAATGCCGGGCACTGGCTAGCTCCAGCCATCCCTATATGCAAAAGGAAGCTTCAAAAATGATGTTAattaaaaatgcaaaaaaaaaaaaaaaaaaaaagtttataaaACAATTATTTCAATTTCTAAAGAATTCAAAAGATTTTAGGTCCAATATGTTTCAAGTGCCATTAGCAGTGCACTTTGTCAATGAAACCAAATGGTCCAATTAGTGGACCACCCACTTGGATGAGCTAGAGCCCAAAACTTGCCTTGTGAGAGGTCCTTGAAAGCAGGCAAGATCTTGTCGAATAGAATGGTTCTGGTTCTTCCTAAAATATATGTTGAGAAGAATGGAGTTTGGCATCAGATGCATGGGTTGGGTAGGAGAATCCATTGGTTTGGCGTTGTTTTTAGTTCTCATCAACTGTGTTCTGAAAGTTATTTTTTAGAGGATTTAGGGGCCGAGACTTGAGACTAGGTAACACTCTCTCTGATTCTTTTTACGACTGTGGCAAAGAAATGCGCTAAGCAGAATGCTGAACAAAGGGACCCAGGAAGGCATCATTAACGGTTTAGACTTCAGAGTAGATAAATCAGAGTTCTAAGTATCTTATCTCTAGTTCGCAGATGACATGTTACTCATATGTGATGCACCAAGGGAACAAGATGGCTGGTTGAAGGTCATCTTGGAATGTTAGGAGGCAGCCTCCGGTCGAAATGTGAATTGGTGCAAATAAGAAGTGTTGGGGGAAAACTTAATTACACAAACCTTCTCCACTCCCACCTCAAATTGCACTTCCAACTCTCATTCCCGCTCCCACTTCCCTAGCTCTTTATACCCAAGATTTTGAAATATTCGCTTCCCACTCTTGCACCCGAATTTCTTCCTACTTTGATTCACGATTCTTGCAACTGTGTTAAAATGAACGTTGATTCTCTGACAGGTCTTAATGTGATTCTAGATTGTAGAGCTAGTTTGTGTCCATCAAGTTACTTGGGCCTTCCTCTTTCTattgaaaaaccataaaaaataatggaaACTTCCTATCTAGAAAGGCAAGTACCTCCCATTTGGTAGAAGGATCACACACATAAAAGCAGCCCTACCTAATTTGTGGATTTATTACATGTCCCTTTCCAATGTTTGGTTAGTTAATGGAAAGGTTGGAGAAACTAAAGAAAGACTTCTCATGGCAAGGAAAGGAGGGTGGAATGGTCATAAATATGCAAAGCGAAAAAGATGAGACGAATGGGCATTAGATGGTTGAAGATTTTGACTGTGGCATAGCTCAAAAAGTGGTTATAGAGGCTTTCGCAAAATGAGGATGGCTGTGGAAAAAGGTCATCTGCCCCAACTTCGAAATATGGTTTAAGTGATCTCGGTTAGTCACCTTGATCAGATCCTAGCGTCAAAACATCAAGACTTTGGAGGGCCATCCACAAAGTAGTAACCTTAGCCTCAGCTTTGGTCAGCTAAGTCAGAAGGTTCAATCTCTGGAAACTGATCTCAAACTATATCTCTTCCAAAGCTTACACCTTCTGCAATTTCTGAATCTGTTGATGTTGATGAAACAGGGAACCAGATGAGGAATTGGTAATAGTCCCCATATCTTCTTCTGGGAGGATGCATGGTGTGTTGATGGTCCCTTAAATGGATCATTCAAAGTAATGCTAGAAAAGGTTTCTCCGAGGCTATCAAATCCAGATTCCATAAAATGGTTAAAAGAACATCAGGATAATTCTTAGTAAGACCTCTTTATCGGTCTCTGTGTGAAAGAGATGATTTTGATGGGATACATCTTGGCTATGGTGATACGGTGCTCCTTTGAAGGTGGCTGTTTCAGATGGCTTGTAGGGAGGAACAAAATGTTAACAATTGATAATTTGTGTGGGAGGAGTATGATTCTCCCCAACAGTTGTCTATTGTGCTACAAAGATGTAGAATCAGTGGATCACCTCTTTATCCATTGCCCTTTGCAAGGGAGATGTGGAGTCATCTTCTTCGGCTATTTGGGGTTGATTGGATGTTTCCAAACTCGATAGAGGAATTTCTTCTATCTTGGCATGGTGGGCGAATAGGAAAATCAGGGAAAAGGGTATGGAGGCTAAGCTTATTAGCGGCTCTTTAGGCTTCGCAGTGGGAAAGGAATGAGCAGTGCTTTAGAAATAAAAAGGGAAGAACTATAGATGTTATCAAAAAGGTGATGCTCAATGTAAAGGAGTGGGGGGAAGTGTAGAATCCTTAACTTCATCTATAGCTTGTTTCGGGGGATTGCCTAGGGTGCATGGGTTGTACATTTGTATATTTGTATTTCGTAATGTGTTTGGCTTTGgcctttttaatgaaatatcatcATCGTTtcaaaccaaaaaaaagaagaagaagaagaagaagaagaagaaggaagtatCAGTGAACATGTGCTTCTTGAAGGAGGGAGACTGAATAATATGGAATATGCAACTTCCAAAGTGACAAGATCGCATAACACTCATACATCTGCCTTTTCTTCCATGTTGGAGGGAATCTATATACAAAGTTTTTTTGAAGCTAAAATTTATATCCAACGTCATGGACTCAATAAAAGAATATGGAGATGAGTCAGGAATGGGATCTTCTCCGTCCACTCATTGCACATGAAGATGTTGGCATTGATGCACCTATGTGGTCCTACGTACATGATTTGGAACTTAAAATGTCCTCTAAGGGCTATTGTGTCATGTCGGGTGATAGGGAAAGATAAAGTCCTCTGGGATCATTTCTAGAATAGACATCGATATATTAATGGTTGCTTGTGTGAATCAACATTCATCCACTATCCTTCCACCCAAGAAATATGGAGATATATATTTGGTTATTAGAAGTAATTTAGTAGATGCTTCCATCGGTGGATAAACTTTTAGATGCTCAAAAGCTTGGTTACGAATTTCCAAGAGGAAAAATCCCGAGGCATTTGTCACTACTTCCAATTGTTTGGAAGTCAATTTCAAAGGAgagagaataaataaataaatagggcCTTAAAAAATGTGTCAAAATCAGCAAACTAGGTGAAGGGTTTATGGAAGGGCCATCTGATGGACTTCTGCTCCATAGGGGGATTTATGGGTGTTTCTAGAAGCAATATGAGTAGAGATTGGATGGGGGTCATTAAGGATCGGGGTTTCATCCCTCAAATCCCCATGTATCCTAGATTCCCCCATGAGAATTGGAACCTCAACATTGATGGCAGTTCAATAAGCAATCTAGGCCCTATGTGAATTGGAGGGATTATAAGGCAAGAGCAACCAGAGTATTTTCATGGATTTGCCGAACCTACTGGGTTTCGGATTTCAATGAGGAAGAGTTTTGAGTCTTGTGTATAAGGCTAAAAGAACTCATCCACATGCAAGCCCCTCCAATCATAGAAGGTGACTTCCTATGAGCCATCAGTTGGGATTTCAAGTTCTTTAGTAGAACGCTATCCTTGGAGATTGTGAAAGATGAATAaaggaaattagggatttcaagaGCAATTTTCACATATACATAGGATGGGAACACAGTTGGAAAAGAATTAGCTAAAATGGGCTCCTTGCCAGAAAATTTTGTTGGAGATTCTCTTcccttgtattttttattttttttctttaatgaatTTTCGTCCTTGAAAAAAAAGGGTTCTACCAAAGTCTATAGTCCCAAACGCTCCATTCCAACCATAGTTTTAAAAAACAGTTATGATACGGGAGAATCGGCTCCCCTTAATGCGCAATGAAAGGGTAAATCAAGCCATCTAAAAAAAGGTGGCATATAGGCTGCAATGGACATAAAGgccctcttttaatttttttggttTCCACTTCTTTCTTCTTTGACCATAGAGGAAGCTTCGAAATTCTTTGCGGACTAGTTTTAGgcctatttttgggatcaaaacacaaaatttaAGTGAGATTCTATGAATAGATGCAGGATGAGTCATTTTGGGAACCCTTTAAAAAAGGGCCATTTTGGGACATATTGAAGGAGTAAACCAtcactctctttttttaaaatttgtgtttttcatccacttttgttgtatttcaaattttcaatgtaATGGGGCACAATGTACCAAATCACGCTTGATTTGTGTTCTAGTGAGGCctatttatttagaattttagCAGACCAAGCCAGCCGATGTTATTGTTATTAAAGAATAGCCTGATAGACCATTGAATTTATGTTAAAGAACACAAGAAAAATGATCAACTCTGGTGTTTTACGTTTTTCTATTTTTCTGATAACTTTTCAAAATATTTTGGGCCAAAAAATCGGCCAATACAGGTCCAATATCCTCCATACCATATCGTTTGATCCAGTCAATATCCCTCCCAATATTGATATTCGAGACCTTGATTGCATTTCAACCTATCTATTGATTGCAAAATCAAATCCAAATACCCATAAAACCAAACTCTGATATTTTTGTGAAAGTCTGTGTAGaagagtgagccctcaagatctgacgatCTACACGATATGGGACCTCCACAAAGCCaaggatgaacggtccagatctagtGGTCCACCTAACCACTAATAGAGCAGATGGTCTAATCACCCCTCCAATTCTACGTTATAGATGACCTCGGTTTACAATCTATGGCTTAGATCATACAAAGtacaagttagatggacaaatatcAATCTCTCAATTTCCTCTTTTTACTCTCTTTGTTGCAAGATAACCTCTTCCCATTTATGGGGAAGAATGGGGAGTTTAGATGAGACTAGAAATTATCCAGGCTTATCTTTATCTCCtcatctaaatcttcatttaaagttgaatttgtaATTCGATTTcaaacgaaagaaagaaaaatgattaacAAAAAGAGGCTAAACCACATCCGTCCCACCCACTGGTGATTGCCCACCAGTGAGCCCCACTTGCCAATGTCTAACATTTTGGTACTCAACCGTCAACACCATTAGAAGGAGAAATAAAACCATGAATCCAAAATTGCTGTTGACTAAAATGTGATGAAGTCATTTTCAGGCATCTCCCAAACAGGTTAAAGCTCAGTTTGGATGCAAAAATGAATCGGACTATGAACATTCAGATTAATCAAGAGTAACTGACACATCCAACAAAGTTTCCTAGTATTCAAAATGTGGTAGTATTCCTCAAATTGTGATTACATTTCTTTCAAGCTCAACTCAAACAACACAGTTGTGATTTGTGTAACACAACCTCGCTACAAACACTAACAAATGAAATTACAGTTTGGTTATTCCCACTTTATTAGACTAATAATGATTGCAGTTCAATTCGAtactgcatccaaacacacccacgAGTTAAGCATACAACACaactaagggtgcatttggttgcaccaaccaaatatcatgaaatcatgatatttggtgcaaccaaacgcaccccaaacgaagaaaaaaaaataaaaaaatccgggGACCCAATAAACCCATGAACGGGAAAAACGAAAAATCAATATCAGATAAAACAACCGAAATCAGCtgatctaatttttttttaaaaaatgggggTAAGCCATGTAACCTGGCGGAGCGTGGAAGACAAGGAATCAAAGAGAGTGAGATAACTGTCCATTGAATCCAGGAATAGTAGAATATTCTCATCTTCTTTTCTCGCATCCTCTTCAGAACTTCGGGTCCCGTTTTCCACTGACATTTCTCTGCAGAAAACGAGAATTCGATCTCTGTCGCTACCGAACGACGGCACCAGGCCTTTACTACTGCAACTCAGTCCGGTTCGGTCCTTTCGGTTCGGGCTGAGAATCAACCCGAGGCCGACCTAATCGAGTCCAGGGAATTTTGGATGGGTGTGATTTGTGGGCTGCATTGAGAAAATGAAGAGGCCCACGTCATAAATGGATTTGATATTTTACACGTATCACAATGtgctccagctgggaacgggcaggagttttgagtggccaccgtgatgtatgggttttatccacaccgtcaatccactTTTCCGTGAAATTTTATGGCATCAGCTCGAAAgttaggtagatccaaggctcaagtgaaccacaccacaggcagctgcagtgataatgattctcaccgttgaaactttcattGGGAATACCGTGATGTAtacttcccatccaacctattcatgaaaTTACATGGAccgggatgaagagaaaacacaaatatcatatcgatgtAAGACTTATGTGGCcgctaggaagttttcaaccgaaagaatttaatccccattgtgtggtccacatgtgtcttggatctgccttgtttttgggtTTACATACTGAAATGAtgcggaaaaatggatggacgatgtggataaaactcatacatcatggtggccactcaaatctCCTGCTTGTTCACAGCTGGAGCCGGGCGTGGGTAGGACGCAATACGCGTTCTTTTCGATTAACCTGCAAAGCTTTTCAGTGTACGCGGATGGCCGACTGACACTGATAGTAACGAGGTGGCTagtagggaaacggattggctactcccctgccacagcccggtggctggtggtcggtgctatgtgggacaccatgatgtatgtgtttcatccatttttaaagatcattttaggcttgatcccaaaaatgagagggatataaatctcaggtggaccacaccatatgaaaacaatagtaattggatatccatcattaaaatcctcctaaggcgtactgttcatttgacatccaatccgttgattagatCAGACAGacttaaatgaaaggaaaaaacaaagatcagcttgatccaaaacttctatggtccccataaagtttttaatagtccaagttcattcaacaccgtttcctgtaatgtggtccagttgacatTGGGATATCtctcatttttgatctcatattataaaatgatctataaaaagatgaacggcatggatgaaacacatacatcatggttggtcccacagagcaccgaccacatccattggcaggtggcaggggagtagccaatccgtctccggctagtagacggtgctctgtgggccctaccctaatGTATTTGTTATGCTGTTCATCTACTTTGGACGATTATTTTGCAAAATgagccaaaaataaataaataaataaatagatacaagtctcaggttgaccacaccacagcgaaccattggtgattgaacaaccattattaaaaacttcctaatgccAATGGTAAGTAATGTTTATTAGCCCTTCAACATGCTGATTAGATCACATGGACATAGATGTAGCAAAAACATAATtaccagcttcatccaaaacttgtggaccccaaagtttctaacggtgggcgttcaatcaccactttttcctagtGTGGTCCGCATGAGATCCGAATCTACTGTGTTTTTatgctcatgcattaaaatgatctgaaaaaatagatagacaacatggataaaacacatatcatggttaGGCCCACAAACTATTGTCCAAGAGGCAGCCAATAGGCACTCCTCTTCAGTGGCTCCAGCTTTCAAACACTacaggaaattgctcttttaccgaCAACATAATTCGTCGGTATTTCATATGTTTTCGTCGAAATATGTCATCGAAAAGATCGTCACGATaagaccgtggctaaaggcttttcccGACGAAATATTACATCGTCGGCAATGGTAAAACAAATACCGATGAAAAAAATCATTAGCAAAATatgttacttttggtaggaaaaaataatatatttggtcggtaaacacagcttataccaacgaaatatttcgtcggtaaaattgTGGATTAATTATACCGACGAGTATGTTCCTCGGCATAAGCCAGTTATTACCGACGAATTCTTTCGTtggtatatctcatatatagatTGATTTTTACTTACGAAATATTTCATCAGTATAAACtattacctacaaaatatttcgtcggtataaaTTATTACCTACGAAATATATTCGTCGGtataaacttttacctacgaaatattacGTCGGTATAAACTATTACCTATGAAATATGTTCGTCGGCATAAGACCACTATTATCGACGAATTATATCTTTGGTATATCTCATATATAAATCGTTGGTATAAATATTTGTATTAGTttctacctatgaaatatttcgtcggtataagttttcaacctactattaccaatgaaatatttcgtcggtataaattttgtattaatttttacttacgaaatatttcgtcggtataagtTTTCAGCCTactattaccaacgaaatatttcgtcaataatagtctctttttttttcttcaaaatttaggaaaaaaaaatcctaatatacacctgtaaaTACACATGTTAtaatacattttcatcatattcacatccatatctatccaaacacaaaccacatccatccatacacaaacaATCCTATCCATATCCACATATATACAacccacattcatccatgcataaatgcatataagtttaacatttatatataaaataaatcattaaaaaaatcacgaagatgaaggcggaggtggtggggcatcggtggcaAAACGTGCAGCGAGAGCCTGAAATATCTCttgcatccgtcgctcatgctctaCCCGCATCTCTtcgatcctcctctcctgctcctcccgtCGCCTCTCCTTCTCTCTACACCTCTGCTCCTCCTCCTCCCTACACCTCTAATCCTCCTCTCTCCGCCTCTGCTCCTCCTCCTCCCTACGCCTTTGCTACTCCTCCCTCTACCTCACCAGCTCTGATGTCATCGACGACGAGccgtagctgctgaacctctctctttGTCATATCAGCTCAGCGTAGGGCGCTCTCCCTAGCGACGGATCGGTTGGAGATAGCTCTAGTGAGTGTcgtgagcttggcaccatggccaagcccacgcacatatccagtaCGGGTGCCAAACACCTCGCTCAGGATATCTGCCTCACTCCACTgactaccatcgggagtgggctgactgcgtatggtgtccatcgccgcctgtaatgaaaacatatgaattttcataacgaatgacattattataaatcaatgcaattaaattttacaatataaggatttttacccaattctcgttGGCTCCAGGATGAACCCAAGATTTCGTCGCCTGCCGATAATGAGTCCCTCTGTAGCGGTCTACTGGTCCAGGTTCCTGGCCGTTGACGAAATCTCGCTGCGTAATTGAAAGGACAATTGAGTTAATATAAATGACTTTgaatatatcaacttaacaaTCACCAGAAATTTCTTACCATAATCACCAGAAATTTCTTACCATGTCCAGACGATGTCGTACAAATGACtgtgaaccagctacgtggttcacttctaactttcccctGTTCAAAGAATTTAttctgctcctcttctgaacacattattcataatacattgttattaattgcgaatttaattgttaccttaagatatcgtaaatatgtaaatattacctgaaaagcctCATACGAAAATCTCTCGTAGAGTATTCGCTAGTCGTTTGTAGTCACATGCGGCTGTGTGGACAGTACGGCCTTCTCGTGGGTCCTGCACCGCTTGTACCGCTGGTGTAACTCCCCGCGGTACTCCTTAAACCGCTCCCTGACTATATCGTCGATGGCATGAGAAATGTAGGGAACACTCAGATCTAggacaaatttatcctgcagtttcataaataatagattaagacaataaacttattaaaaaaataacttaaccataaatgaactttcacaaaagaaaatttaatttactaagaaggcgctgacggatgagctgtcgcacatcatctgtcacgtctgccCAATGGGGGTGGTGGCGGGGATCCAAGATCGACATAGGACACCGACCTCTGACATAAACAATCCGACATTATCCCCAACAGGTCTAAGGCATTCTTATgagaactctaccgtcaccctaccttcacgcgtaagtcgctctaaaactaacccatgcgtgggtccacgtcctcatcggctggtcgacgatgctgtcgcaaaagaaatatgtaaatttaaaaataaacagaaatcactaaaagaaatatatgtctacacTTACATACAGTGCCTGGTGTATACTCAACCGAGGGCTCAGAAGCCTGTGATGCAACATGCAACGTCGATGTTGTCTCCGTTACATcacgggtagaaggggtagatccagtgcgcgaaTGGCTTGATCTCCTACCTGGTGCCATGATTAAATATGTGTgaactacgaacttataaatttaaacaatgtcagtacaagtgtatgaacatcaatataataaatacattaaactTTACTGTGCAAgtagaatatactaaaacattatacaagtagtttGATGGTAGAATCAATTTGTACTTATACTTAGAGAgataattaaaatatgattagaccattacactataatgcaagcagaatataataaaaccgtaaacattctagtaaaatttagaaattccattacacattgtcattctatattaaatacatgtatttcattgtaatacgaaacaacttcggATCAACTATCCGAAATACTCCTTGCGTAAGTTATCGTAC
This window encodes:
- the LOC131243336 gene encoding uncharacterized protein LOC131243336 isoform X2, which produces MSVENGTRSSEEDARKEDENILLFLDSMDSYLTLFDSLSSTLRQGWLELASARHSMGTSRITSALFDLKLHSAATTLQVNLPYDESASDVQEKDSETNGKTLAVDDQIQKERSKSLSVFGTLVSPKLRSAQVSFETALETLVKMANMRSSMLSAYAQTRQEMEGAE
- the LOC131243336 gene encoding uncharacterized protein LOC131243336 isoform X3, with the protein product MSVENGTRSSEEDARKEDENILLFLDSMDSYLTLFDSLSSTLRQGWLELASARHSMGTSRITSALFDLKLHSAATTLQVNLPYDESASGDPTVNQPHFTLSKWASLSDRKCDSGEVEIDEELQKKSYNSQLRHRGPSTDVQEKDSETNGKTLAVDDQVSYA